One window from the genome of Jeotgalibaca sp. MA1X17-3 encodes:
- a CDS encoding alpha/beta hydrolase, with product MIDFFKYGETIKNKRVPSKSFIEMYPVSVNSKEKCPLVLVIPGGGYNHLANHEGEGIAKWLNTQGIQAAVFYYQLQPVCLQLLLDQLNDCMNSLKDQFHLMGLEIDQIGMIGFSAGGHLAALASTKNKRKPDFLILGYPVVTLEKPFTHEGSQTKVLGELSSDQDRLKYSPDQWVSLETPPVFLWHTANDKSVSVENSLLFAQQLSKQNIPFEFHVFPEGRHGLGLAREVPIVAQWTILLKKWLEKIIGKEFEYE from the coding sequence TTGATAGACTTTTTTAAGTATGGAGAAACGATAAAAAATAAAAGAGTACCGAGCAAAAGTTTCATAGAAATGTACCCGGTTTCTGTTAATAGTAAAGAAAAATGTCCCCTTGTACTTGTAATACCTGGAGGAGGTTATAATCACTTAGCAAATCATGAAGGAGAAGGGATAGCGAAGTGGTTAAATACTCAAGGCATACAGGCAGCGGTCTTTTATTATCAATTGCAACCAGTTTGTTTACAACTTCTACTTGATCAATTAAACGACTGTATGAACTCTTTAAAGGATCAATTTCATTTAATGGGTTTAGAAATAGATCAAATAGGGATGATTGGATTTTCTGCAGGAGGTCATTTAGCTGCATTAGCAAGTACAAAAAATAAAAGGAAGCCGGATTTTCTAATACTAGGTTATCCGGTTGTTACTTTAGAAAAACCATTTACTCATGAAGGTTCTCAAACGAAAGTATTAGGTGAATTATCAAGTGATCAAGATAGACTAAAATATTCTCCTGATCAATGGGTTTCTCTTGAAACTCCACCTGTTTTTCTTTGGCATACTGCAAATGACAAAAGTGTTTCTGTAGAAAACTCATTGCTTTTTGCTCAGCAATTAAGTAAACAAAATATTCCTTTCGAATTCCATGTTTTTCCAGAAGGAAGACATGGGTTAGGGTTGGCGAGAGAAGTACCGATAGTGGCTCAATGGACGATATTATTAAAAAAATGGCTAGAAAAAATAATAGGAAAGGAGTTTGAATATGAATGA
- a CDS encoding exonuclease domain-containing protein yields the protein MEYIAIDFETANNRGDSICSIGLSRFSEGKEVDRYYSLINPLQSFSSSNIRVHGIYPEDIHDEKRFDELYPEIRSFIRDTPLVAHFAQFDMNCLQKSIEAYHLPKMDNEYFCTCMMAKRLLDLRSNSLVSVLDYYQLSIENHHNASDDAVACGEIASKLLRPFDYEIKGFLEEHDYQMGQLFSHKFGLKKGKKKTTSTKKSTILTPNSLAIDPTHPFYKKHVSFTGRMKKINRNTAAQMVVNAGGHFDSQLSYETTYLVVSESDWKKIGTPSESRKIMQVRELQGSGRPLTMLSELDFLSLFI from the coding sequence TTGGAATATATAGCCATTGACTTTGAAACAGCAAATAACCGTGGAGATAGTATCTGTTCCATCGGATTGAGTCGTTTTTCAGAGGGGAAAGAAGTCGACCGTTACTATAGTCTCATTAATCCCTTGCAATCTTTTAGTTCTTCTAATATCCGTGTACATGGTATTTACCCAGAAGATATACACGATGAGAAACGGTTTGATGAACTGTATCCAGAAATCCGTTCATTTATCAGAGATACACCACTCGTTGCACATTTTGCACAATTTGACATGAACTGCCTTCAGAAATCAATCGAAGCTTATCATCTTCCTAAAATGGATAATGAATATTTTTGCACATGCATGATGGCAAAACGCTTGTTAGATTTACGTAGCAATAGCCTAGTCAGTGTATTGGACTATTATCAACTATCTATTGAAAATCATCACAATGCAAGTGATGATGCAGTAGCTTGTGGTGAAATCGCCAGCAAACTATTGCGGCCCTTTGATTATGAAATAAAAGGCTTCCTTGAAGAACATGACTATCAAATGGGGCAATTGTTTTCACATAAATTTGGCCTAAAAAAGGGCAAGAAAAAAACGACCTCTACTAAGAAGTCGACCATTCTTACACCAAACTCTCTTGCTATTGATCCTACTCATCCTTTTTATAAAAAACATGTCAGCTTTACGGGAAGAATGAAAAAAATAAACAGAAATACTGCTGCACAAATGGTTGTGAATGCAGGTGGACATTTTGATTCACAGCTTTCTTATGAAACAACTTATCTAGTTGTCTCCGAAAGTGACTGGAAAAAGATTGGAACTCCTTCTGAAAGTCGTAAAATTATGCAAGTCAGAGAATTACAAGGTAGTGGACGCCCCCTTACGATGTTATCAGAATTAGATTTCTTAAGTCTATTCATTTAA
- a CDS encoding undecaprenyl-diphosphate phosphatase — protein MIEILKVIILGIVEGITEWLPISSTGHMILVEEFIQLDATEAFKEMFFVVIQLGAILAVVVLYFHKLNPFSPKKTKEEKKETMEIWYKVVIGVLPAAVLGLLLDDWLNEHFYNYWVVAIMLIVYGILFIVIENRNKGKEGTIRTFQELSYRTAFLIGVFQVLALIPGTSRSGATIIGAIIMGTSRFIAAEYSFFLSIPVMFGASALKLMKFGLDFTGMEALTLLVGMIVAFLVSVLAIKFLIGYIQKNDFKPFGWYRIILGALVIVYFVFFS, from the coding sequence ATGATAGAAATACTAAAAGTAATTATTTTAGGAATTGTAGAAGGAATCACGGAATGGTTGCCAATATCTAGTACCGGACATATGATTTTAGTGGAAGAATTTATCCAACTGGATGCAACTGAAGCCTTTAAAGAAATGTTTTTTGTAGTGATTCAATTGGGTGCAATTTTGGCAGTAGTCGTTCTTTACTTTCATAAACTGAATCCATTTTCTCCTAAGAAGACAAAAGAAGAGAAAAAAGAAACCATGGAAATTTGGTATAAAGTAGTCATAGGAGTACTTCCTGCAGCGGTTTTAGGGTTACTTCTTGATGACTGGTTAAATGAACACTTTTATAATTATTGGGTTGTAGCAATTATGTTAATCGTATATGGAATTCTCTTTATTGTTATTGAGAATCGTAATAAAGGAAAAGAAGGGACCATTCGAACGTTTCAAGAGTTGTCTTATCGAACGGCATTCCTAATTGGAGTTTTTCAAGTTTTAGCTCTTATTCCTGGTACTTCTCGTTCTGGTGCTACAATTATTGGTGCCATCATTATGGGAACGTCCCGTTTTATTGCAGCAGAATATTCTTTTTTCCTTTCTATTCCAGTGATGTTTGGTGCAAGTGCCCTGAAGTTAATGAAATTTGGACTCGACTTCACAGGTATGGAAGCTCTCACTCTTTTAGTAGGAATGATTGTTGCTTTTCTAGTTTCCGTTTTAGCTATTAAATTCTTAATTGGATATATTCAAAAAAATGATTTCAAACCGTTTGGTTGGTATCGAATTATCCTTGGAGCATTAGTAATCGTCTATTTTGTTTTCTTTAGCTAA
- a CDS encoding DUF4153 domain-containing protein codes for MKLWNQLKVNFVGFSQSFRRFPITAIWLIVLAVINAIQIENNIESYGRFVYTCFVGALLAVVAQHLYERFFIKESHRWILLASSVLLALGYSFLLPSGDFEKIAYSIRTFVILFSLLIAFIWIPTIRNQKVFFHQSFLATVKAGAITVLFAGVLTIGVSAIIAAVDRLLFAVDWNFLWQILNIVWTLFATMYFLTLLPRSFDRKRKPFSNEEIKTVANPFDIPRFFEVLLSYIVIPLTAIYTIILLVYVVMNIGGEFWTDNLLEPMLVSYALIVIIVYLLSCNIENKMTLFFRKVFPKIMLPIVLFQTVSSVLKIQEMGITYGRYYVILFGVFATVAGVVFSFLSPSKNGFIAIALLVLAGISIMPPIDAFTVARNSQLGILNKTLQNNEMLQNNQVIVKKDLPIADKVLISQSLTSLYDMDELDRVPYLPDTFEPYGQEMETTFGFPYTYSTEQDNGEFGQSVYLEWESGNVIPLTGTDYMVRKYIYKSDNEFKEPIFIQSDSNEKTYTLTTELSEPYYTLRLLDTEKKELIVVDLQPLFEQAFEKSSGKSEVAQKDMTWVEENDVVKITIIAMSLDEYSDQINADLYIFIDIK; via the coding sequence ATGAAACTTTGGAATCAACTAAAAGTAAACTTTGTAGGGTTCAGTCAGTCTTTCAGACGTTTTCCGATTACAGCAATTTGGCTTATTGTTTTGGCGGTAATAAATGCTATTCAAATTGAAAATAATATCGAGTCTTATGGACGCTTTGTGTATACTTGTTTCGTTGGTGCTCTACTAGCTGTAGTTGCACAACATCTCTATGAACGTTTTTTTATTAAAGAAAGTCATCGTTGGATTTTGTTAGCAAGCTCTGTTCTCTTAGCATTGGGATACAGTTTTCTATTACCCAGTGGGGATTTTGAAAAAATTGCTTATTCCATCCGCACCTTTGTAATTTTATTTTCTTTACTGATTGCCTTTATTTGGATTCCTACCATCCGGAACCAAAAAGTATTCTTTCATCAAAGCTTCTTAGCTACAGTAAAAGCCGGAGCTATTACCGTATTGTTTGCGGGAGTTCTCACTATTGGAGTGTCCGCAATTATTGCAGCAGTGGATCGTTTGCTTTTTGCAGTAGACTGGAACTTCTTATGGCAGATTTTAAATATCGTTTGGACATTGTTTGCAACCATGTATTTTTTAACTCTATTACCTAGAAGTTTTGATAGGAAAAGAAAGCCTTTCTCAAATGAAGAGATAAAAACAGTAGCAAATCCTTTTGATATACCGCGTTTCTTTGAAGTGTTATTGAGTTACATTGTTATTCCGCTAACAGCTATCTATACAATTATTTTGTTAGTCTACGTGGTTATGAATATTGGAGGAGAGTTTTGGACGGATAACCTGTTAGAACCAATGCTTGTTTCGTACGCATTAATTGTAATAATCGTCTACTTGCTTTCTTGTAATATAGAAAATAAGATGACCCTATTTTTCCGGAAAGTGTTTCCTAAAATCATGCTTCCAATCGTTCTTTTCCAAACAGTCTCTAGCGTGTTGAAGATTCAAGAAATGGGAATAACGTATGGGAGATATTATGTGATTTTATTTGGAGTGTTTGCTACAGTGGCAGGAGTGGTCTTTAGTTTCTTGTCACCATCAAAAAACGGGTTTATTGCAATTGCTTTGTTGGTGTTAGCAGGAATCTCGATTATGCCACCTATTGATGCTTTTACAGTAGCTCGCAATAGCCAGTTGGGTATTTTGAACAAAACTCTACAAAACAATGAGATGTTACAAAATAATCAAGTGATCGTAAAAAAAGATCTTCCGATAGCAGATAAAGTTTTGATTTCTCAAAGTCTTACTTCTTTATACGATATGGATGAGTTGGATCGTGTTCCGTATCTACCAGATACCTTTGAACCCTATGGACAAGAGATGGAAACGACATTTGGTTTCCCGTATACGTATTCAACAGAACAAGATAATGGGGAATTTGGCCAATCGGTATATTTAGAGTGGGAAAGTGGAAACGTAATTCCCTTAACCGGAACAGATTATATGGTTCGCAAGTATATTTATAAATCAGATAATGAGTTTAAAGAGCCCATTTTTATTCAATCAGATTCTAATGAAAAAACGTATACGTTAACTACTGAGTTATCTGAACCATACTACACGCTTCGATTACTAGACACTGAGAAAAAAGAGCTTATCGTAGTTGATTTACAACCACTATTTGAACAAGCTTTTGAAAAATCTTCAGGGAAGTCAGAAGTTGCACAAAAGGATATGACTTGGGTAGAGGAAAATGACGTAGTAAAAATAACCATAATAGCCATGAGCCTGGATGAGTATTCAGATCAAATAAATGCAGATCTTTACATCTTTATCGATATAAAATAA
- a CDS encoding helix-turn-helix transcriptional regulator, protein MYTMSNIKNLSLKIVAAERNVITSHQPTSFQKYPYVKLMYINNGEATLALKESSEKVSKNQILLLNPNVEYNWELKPDKQLEIIEVGIHGLEFSPMGETENEFTFHKQDDPDKDTSLFLELLLNEAATKKAGADEIIKRYIEIILIQLLRNEEFSIRNSLNKKNHKEIQTVKNFMKVNYHKNITLDDLVELVHINKFYLIRIFKQEVGMSPIDYLIHVRIDEAQKMLRNTNIAIADIAHLVGFQSPSHFSKTFRELSNLTPSQYRRQGNMPPTPPKD, encoded by the coding sequence ATGTATACTATGTCCAACATAAAAAACTTGTCATTGAAAATTGTTGCAGCAGAACGAAATGTTATTACTTCTCATCAACCTACGTCTTTTCAGAAATATCCCTATGTGAAATTAATGTACATCAATAATGGGGAAGCAACTCTCGCGTTGAAAGAGTCATCCGAAAAAGTTTCTAAAAACCAAATCTTACTTTTAAACCCAAACGTCGAATATAACTGGGAATTAAAGCCTGATAAACAATTAGAAATTATCGAAGTAGGAATTCATGGCCTTGAATTTTCTCCAATGGGAGAAACAGAAAATGAATTCACCTTCCATAAGCAAGACGATCCAGATAAAGATACCTCTTTATTTTTGGAATTGTTACTAAACGAAGCAGCTACAAAAAAAGCAGGAGCAGATGAAATTATCAAACGCTATATTGAAATCATTTTAATTCAATTACTGCGTAATGAAGAATTCTCTATTCGTAATTCCTTGAATAAAAAGAACCACAAAGAAATTCAAACTGTGAAAAACTTTATGAAAGTAAATTATCATAAAAATATCACTTTGGATGATTTAGTAGAATTGGTACACATTAATAAATTTTACTTGATTCGTATCTTTAAGCAAGAAGTAGGTATGTCTCCAATTGATTACTTAATTCATGTTCGAATCGATGAAGCTCAAAAAATGTTGCGCAATACGAATATAGCTATTGCAGATATCGCTCATTTAGTAGGCTTCCAGTCTCCTTCTCATTTTTCTAAAACATTCAGAGAGTTATCAAATTTAACTCCATCTCAGTATCGTCGTCAAGGCAATATGCCTCCAACACCACCTAAAGATTAA
- a CDS encoding DUF488 domain-containing protein: MPRGIKKENAHIDQWLKEIAPSEELRKWFHQEKDFSEFKKRYQKELKKKEVHEVVEELLKILEKDTVTLIYSAKDEVHNNAVVLQSYLQDARRKK; this comes from the coding sequence CTGCCAAGAGGGATAAAAAAGGAAAATGCTCATATTGATCAATGGCTGAAAGAAATTGCTCCTTCAGAGGAGCTCCGAAAATGGTTTCATCAAGAAAAAGATTTTTCGGAGTTCAAGAAGAGGTACCAAAAAGAGTTGAAGAAGAAAGAAGTTCACGAAGTAGTAGAAGAACTTCTAAAAATTTTAGAAAAAGATACAGTCACTCTGATTTATTCTGCTAAAGATGAAGTACATAATAATGCAGTGGTACTGCAGTCTTATTTACAGGATGCCAGAAGGAAAAAATAA
- a CDS encoding alpha/beta hydrolase family protein: MAILTVSYQSGALNKQVTYRAIIPETKRRGEGKTIPSLELYPTLYLLHGYTGDQNDWLEYSLIREFAERYEIAVIMPAGENSFYFDPPIGPRYSTFIGKELVEKTRALFPLSHKREDTLLAGFSMGGYGALLNGILHADTFGFVGSFSGVVLSASPDVNEGVVKIPIPILQMLVESGEWKDLPPRLDLLHLLEDTENRKKPPELFLSVGTEDYLYRENNYLHTYLEKENLSHYYFEGPGEHDWLFWNQVLPKFLNWYETSKS; the protein is encoded by the coding sequence GTGGCTATTTTAACAGTTAGTTATCAATCAGGAGCACTCAATAAACAGGTCACGTATCGAGCAATTATTCCAGAGACAAAAAGAAGGGGAGAAGGAAAAACGATACCTTCACTTGAACTTTATCCTACACTATATCTTTTACACGGGTATACAGGTGATCAAAATGATTGGCTAGAGTATTCTCTAATCCGTGAATTTGCAGAACGGTATGAAATCGCAGTAATCATGCCTGCTGGAGAAAACAGCTTTTATTTTGATCCCCCTATAGGACCTCGATATAGTACTTTTATTGGAAAAGAATTAGTAGAAAAAACACGAGCTCTCTTCCCTTTATCACACAAAAGAGAAGATACGTTGCTTGCAGGATTTTCTATGGGTGGGTATGGTGCCTTGCTTAATGGAATTCTTCATGCAGATACTTTTGGGTTTGTTGGGAGCTTTTCTGGAGTTGTTCTTTCGGCTTCACCAGATGTCAATGAAGGAGTTGTAAAGATTCCGATCCCGATCCTCCAAATGCTGGTAGAGAGTGGGGAATGGAAAGATTTACCTCCTCGATTGGACCTTCTACATTTGCTCGAAGATACAGAAAATAGAAAGAAACCTCCAGAGCTTTTTCTTTCAGTTGGAACAGAAGATTATCTATATAGAGAAAACAACTATCTTCATACATATCTAGAAAAAGAGAATCTATCCCACTATTATTTTGAAGGACCAGGAGAACATGATTGGTTATTTTGGAATCAAGTTCTTCCTAAGTTTTTAAATTGGTATGAAACTAGTAAATCCTAG
- a CDS encoding GNAT family N-acetyltransferase → MIREAQKKDSSILYDLLKEILEDMELAIFKELPSEDLKELVVASMEEEEYRYSYRNALVYEEEGKIAGCLFGYKGELEQQLDKPLQKKLVQYGLDPTVSFFPDRETFAGEWYLDSIITHKDYRGKGIAKKLISALPDIVKEKKKRLLV, encoded by the coding sequence ATGATTCGCGAAGCACAAAAAAAAGATTCTTCTATATTATATGATTTACTAAAAGAAATTTTAGAAGATATGGAATTAGCTATCTTCAAAGAACTCCCTTCAGAAGATTTAAAAGAGCTGGTTGTGGCAAGTATGGAGGAAGAAGAGTATCGTTATAGTTATCGTAATGCCCTCGTTTATGAAGAAGAAGGTAAAATAGCAGGCTGCTTATTCGGTTATAAAGGAGAGCTTGAACAACAATTAGACAAACCGTTACAAAAGAAGCTGGTTCAGTATGGACTTGATCCAACGGTCTCTTTCTTTCCTGATCGAGAAACTTTTGCAGGAGAATGGTATTTGGACTCTATTATCACTCATAAAGATTATCGTGGAAAAGGAATTGCTAAAAAATTAATTTCTGCTCTTCCTGATATTGTAAAAGAGAAAAAGAAACGATTATTGGTCTAA
- a CDS encoding FAD/NAD(P)-binding protein, protein MDRRKKGYTDAAKIHFPRPWYGEYLREVMDQAIQDLNATVILEKVTDLDLLENGKILVHSPSSVEEFDLVHLCVGHMAYQDPYDLYGNPRYIHNPYPAEEKLQIIPQGSRVGIIGTGLTGLDMMRCLKMLKEDMKIYFVSDTGRFTTVRVHEPALSLQYVTLENLELEKQRQNGFVSLDRMIEWFEKECESLGINLSETIAKFGQGTKEQLERQLIDNEKFGVLQAIIHHMDYYLPNYWLALNEIDKKRYRQEYKGLFELIRTSIPQETVNNLLTWWDSGQVSVFKDMESVTEFPTEFEIGFSGGRKLKVDYLINSTGQNKQIKISKYNSALLNNTLNKRILQPEPFDGVQVTWPDSCAVSQRYGVIENLFVHGQIIEGLQYGNNSAGMLLRHAEEVVRKLVEKM, encoded by the coding sequence ATGGATAGAAGAAAAAAAGGTTATACGGATGCTGCTAAAATACACTTCCCAAGACCATGGTATGGCGAGTATTTACGTGAAGTGATGGACCAAGCCATTCAAGACCTGAATGCTACCGTTATCTTGGAAAAGGTTACGGATCTCGACTTATTAGAAAATGGAAAAATCCTTGTACATTCGCCTTCTTCAGTAGAAGAATTTGATCTGGTACACCTTTGTGTAGGTCATATGGCCTATCAGGACCCTTATGATTTATATGGTAACCCCCGTTATATTCACAACCCATATCCTGCCGAAGAGAAGTTACAAATAATTCCACAAGGATCACGAGTTGGAATTATTGGTACTGGATTAACAGGGTTAGATATGATGCGCTGCCTAAAAATGTTGAAAGAAGACATGAAAATTTATTTTGTTTCAGATACCGGTCGCTTTACTACTGTTCGAGTGCATGAGCCTGCATTATCCTTACAGTATGTGACTCTAGAAAATCTTGAACTTGAAAAACAGAGACAAAATGGCTTTGTTTCTTTAGATAGAATGATAGAGTGGTTTGAAAAAGAATGTGAATCACTTGGCATCAACTTAAGTGAAACAATAGCTAAATTTGGTCAAGGAACAAAAGAACAATTAGAAAGACAATTGATTGATAATGAAAAATTTGGGGTTCTTCAAGCTATTATTCATCATATGGATTATTATCTTCCAAATTATTGGTTAGCATTAAATGAAATAGATAAAAAAAGATACAGACAAGAATATAAAGGTCTTTTTGAGTTGATTCGAACGTCCATTCCTCAAGAAACAGTAAATAATCTCCTTACTTGGTGGGATAGTGGTCAAGTTTCTGTATTCAAAGATATGGAGTCTGTAACTGAATTTCCAACGGAATTTGAAATTGGTTTTTCAGGAGGTAGAAAATTGAAAGTGGACTATCTCATTAATTCAACGGGACAAAACAAACAAATTAAAATTTCTAAATACAATAGTGCATTACTAAATAACACACTAAACAAGCGGATTCTTCAACCAGAACCCTTCGATGGCGTTCAAGTTACTTGGCCAGATTCTTGTGCGGTCAGTCAACGCTATGGTGTAATAGAAAATTTATTTGTTCATGGACAAATTATTGAAGGATTACAATATGGAAATAATTCAGCAGGTATGTTGTTGCGACATGCAGAAGAAGTAGTTAGGAAGCTTGTTGAAAAAATGTAG
- a CDS encoding FAD/NAD(P)-binding protein, with translation MKIAIVGMGVAGVSVLKEMSKYPIFKDQEIVIYDSPETIGTGLPYQPDTDVLLLNQPADTMSMDQDKKLGFAEWIEEKKVIRMLLKYTSQDHGMASIYVK, from the coding sequence ATGAAAATTGCCATTGTTGGCATGGGAGTTGCTGGAGTAAGTGTTTTAAAAGAAATGAGCAAATATCCCATTTTTAAAGATCAAGAAATTGTTATATATGATTCACCCGAAACCATAGGAACTGGACTTCCGTATCAGCCAGATACAGATGTATTATTGCTAAACCAGCCCGCTGATACAATGAGTATGGACCAAGATAAAAAATTAGGTTTTGCAGAATGGATAGAAGAAAAAAAGGTTATACGGATGCTGCTAAAATACACTTCCCAAGACCATGGTATGGCGAGTATTTACGTGAAGTGA